Proteins found in one Xenopus laevis strain J_2021 chromosome 1L, Xenopus_laevis_v10.1, whole genome shotgun sequence genomic segment:
- the foxe1.L gene encoding forkhead box protein E1 isoform X1, protein MTAESQQSPTRATAAGAGLQQTSGFTMPVVKVEKDPAPEASMSNGGSEVDDTHKGRRRKRPLQKGKPPYSYIALIAMSIANSADRKLTLGGIYKFITERFPFYRDNSKKWQNSIRHNLTLNDCFIKIPREPGRPGKGNYWALDPNAEDMFDSGSFLRRRKRFKRTDLTTYPAYIHDTSMFSPLQVARATYPNTVYPNMTMSPNYSQQIAPHSSVYYPSSSPAFSSAQPRVFSINTLIGHSGSEHAQPPNRSISPEVNSTSSSSCNYGGSAYSSQAGSGTMLPRSTNPVPYSYSVPNSHLQMNQSTYTHSNAQLFGSASRLPMPTSPPMNSDTVDFYGRMSPGQYTSLATYNSNGQLGGTNAYLRHATYSGNMERFVPAV, encoded by the coding sequence ATGACTGCAGAGAGTCAGCAGTCACCTACTAGGGCCACTGCTGCTGGAGCTGGTTTACAACAGACCAGTGGTTTTACCATGCCTGTGGTAAAAGTAGAGAAGGATCCAGCCCCTGAAGCAAGCATGTCCAATGGTGGCTCCGAGGTAGATGACACCCATAAgggaaggagaagaaaaagaccCCTCCAGAAAGGGAAGCCTCCATATAGCTATATCGCTCTTATAGCTATGTCCATTGCTAACTCTGCTGACCGTAAGCTGACTTTAGGGGGAATCTACAAGTTTATTACCGAGAGGTTCCCGTTTTACAGGGACAACTCCAAAAAGTGGCAGAACTCAATTAGGCACAATCTTACACTAAATGACTGCTTCATTAAGATCCCCAGAGAGCCAGGCAGGCCAGGTAAAGGAAACTATTGGGCCCTGGACCCCAATGCTGAAGATATGTTTGACAGTGGCAGTTTCTTGAGAAGAAGGAAGAGATTCAAGAGAACTGACCTAACCACTTATCCAGCCTACATACATGATACCAGTATGTTTTCACCCCTGCAAGTGGCAAGAGCAACTTATCCCAACACTGTATATCCAAATATGACAATGAGCCCCAACTACAGTCAGCAGATAGCCCCACACTCATCAGTGTACTATCCATCATCTTCTCCTGCCTTTAGCTCTGCCCAGCCAAGGGTGTTCAGCATCAACACCCTAATAGGGCACAGTGGGTCTGAACATGCACAGCCACCTAACCGATCCATCAGCCCAGAAGTCAATTCAACTTCTTCCAGCTCTTGCAACTACGGAGGGTCTGCCTACAGTAGCCAAGCTGGTAGTGGCACTATGCTGCCCAGGTCTACCAATCCAGTACCTTATTCATACTCAGTCCCCAACAGTCACTTGCAGATGAACCAGAGCACTTACACACATAGTAATGCTCAACTGTTTGGCAGTGCCAGTCGGCTGCCCATGCCAACATCTCCTCCAATGAACAGTGACACTGTGGACTTCTATGGGAGAATGTCACCTGGGCAGTACACCTCCTTGGCTACCTACAATAGCAATGGGCAGTTGGGTGGCACCAATGCTTACCTGCGCcatgccacatattctgggaaCATGGAAAGGTTTGTGCCTGCTGTTTGA